From the genome of Camelus dromedarius isolate mCamDro1 chromosome 19, mCamDro1.pat, whole genome shotgun sequence, one region includes:
- the TMEM14A gene encoding transmembrane protein 14A — translation MDLVGFGYAALVTFGSILGYKRRGGVPSLIGGLFVGFLAGYGAYRVSNDKRDVKVSLFTAFFLATIMGVRFKRSKKIMPAGLVAGLSLMMILRLVLLLL, via the exons ATGGACCTGGTTGGTTTTGGTTATGCAGCCCTGGTGACGTTCGGAAGCATTTTGGGATATAAGCGGAGAG GTGGTGTTCCATCTCTGATTGGTGGCCTTTTTGTTGGATTTCTGGCTGGCTATGGAGCTTACCGGGTCTCCAATGACAAGCGAGATGTAAAAGTGTCGCTGT TTACAGCTTTCTTCCTGGCCACCATAATGGGAGTGAGGTTTAAGAGGTCCAAGAAAATAATGCCAGCTGGGCTGGTTGCAGGTTTAAG CCTCATGATGATCCTGAGACTCGTCTTACTGCTGCTCTGA